A genome region from Dickeya dadantii NCPPB 898 includes the following:
- the kdgR gene encoding DNA-binding transcriptional regulator KdgR, translating to MAIADLDKQPDSVSSVLKVFGILQALGEEREIGITELSQRVMMSKSTVYRFLQTMKSLGYVAQEGESEKYSLTLKLFELGAKALQNVDLIRSADIQMRELSALTRETIHLGALDEDSIVYIHKIDSMYNLRMYSRIGRRNPLHSTAIGKVLLAWRDREEVKEILSQVEFKRSTVHTIGSTEELLPQLDLVRQQGYGEDNEEQEEGLRCIAVPVFDRFGVVIAGLSISFPTIRFSEDNKHEYVAMLHTAARNISDQMGYHDYPF from the coding sequence ATGGCTATTGCAGATTTAGATAAACAACCCGATTCCGTGTCATCTGTCTTAAAGGTCTTTGGTATTTTGCAGGCGTTAGGCGAAGAGCGTGAGATTGGCATTACTGAACTTTCACAGCGCGTGATGATGTCTAAAAGTACTGTTTATCGTTTCCTGCAGACAATGAAATCTCTGGGATATGTTGCCCAGGAAGGTGAATCAGAGAAATACTCGCTGACGTTGAAATTGTTCGAGCTGGGCGCCAAAGCGTTGCAGAACGTTGATCTGATCCGCAGTGCGGATATTCAGATGCGCGAATTGTCGGCGTTAACGCGTGAAACCATCCACCTCGGTGCGTTAGATGAAGACAGCATTGTCTACATCCATAAAATCGATTCCATGTACAATTTGCGTATGTATTCCCGCATCGGTCGTCGGAATCCACTGCACAGCACGGCGATAGGCAAGGTGTTGCTGGCCTGGCGTGACCGCGAAGAGGTCAAAGAAATTCTGTCTCAGGTGGAATTCAAGCGCAGCACTGTGCATACCATCGGTAGTACGGAAGAGTTGTTGCCTCAGCTTGACCTGGTGCGTCAGCAGGGGTACGGCGAGGACAATGAAGAGCAGGAAGAAGGTCTGCGTTGCATCGCGGTTCCGGTATTTGATCGCTTTGGCGTGGTGATTGCCGGCCTGAGTATCTCTTTCCCGACGATTCGTTTCTCGGAAGATAATAAACACGAATATGTCGCCATGTTGCATACAGCGGCGCGCAATATCTCCGATCAAATGGGATA